The following nucleotide sequence is from Candidatus Omnitrophota bacterium.
AAAGCAACATTCGTGCAAATATTGGAGGTTGCCTTTTCTCGACGGATATGCTGCTCACGCGCTTGCAGCGTATTAACAAAACATCTTTGACCATACTTATCCTCTGTTTGCCCAACAATCCGTCCTGGCATTTTTCGAACATACTTTCTTTTAGTCGCTATAAATCCTAAATACGGTCCACCAAAATTAAGTGAAAGCCCAAGACTCTGGCCTTCTCCTGTTACAATATCAGCATCCATTTCACCAGGTGTCTTTAAAATACCTAGCGAAATTGGATAAACACTTTCAATGACTAAGATACCTCGGCTATGCGCTTCTTTAATAATATCTGAATGATCATCAATAGCCCCAAAGAAATTTGGATTTTGCAAAATAATGGCAGATGTTTTATCGTCCAAAATATTTTTAATCGCTTCTCTATCCGCGCGCCCATGGACAACAGGCATCTCTTTAAATTCAATATCAAAATTTGATGTATAGCTACGAATAATTTTTCGATAAATGGGGCTAACTCCTCCATCCATCAGAATTTTCTTTCTTCCATTAATCCGAATCGCCATCATCATAGCCTCATAGAGCGCGGTTCCGCCATCATAAAGCGAAGCGTTAACAACATCCATATTGGTTAAAGTCGCAATCATGCTTTGATATTCATATAAAGCTTGTAAAATACCCTGAGAACTTTCTGGCTGATAAGGCGTGTAGGCTGTATAAAATTCAGCCCGCGACGTGAGCGCACTAACCGCTTCAGGAACATAGTGATCGTAAAATCCCGCCCCTAAAAACGAAACAAGCCTAGCATCATTCTTTGATGCAATAGATCGTATCCGCTCTAAAACCTCAAACTCTGATAACCCGTTTGGAATATTAAAGGATTTTGGTTGATGGCGAGAATGAATATCCAGAAAAAGATCATCGATCGACTTTGCACCAATGACTTTTAACATTTCTTGGACTTCATTTTTTGTATTGGCAACAAAAGAACTCAACGATCAAGCCCCTCCAAGAAATTTTCATAATCTTCAAATGTCATCAAATTGCTTTTTTCATCAATATCGGATGGATCTATTTTTGCAATCCATCCTTTTTGATAACATGATTTATTAAGCAACTCTGGTGCTGATGATAATTCTTGATTGACTTCAATAATTTTTCCAGAAATTGGCGCAAAAATCTCGCTTGCGGCTTTAACCGATTCAACCGATGCAAATTGCTCAAACTGCTCAACTTCCGCATCTGGCTCAGGAAGCTCAATAAACGTAATATCGCCTAATGCATTTTGTGCATACTCAGCAATCCCA
It contains:
- the gcvPA gene encoding aminomethyl-transferring glycine dehydrogenase subunit GcvPA, with product MSSFVANTKNEVQEMLKVIGAKSIDDLFLDIHSRHQPKSFNIPNGLSEFEVLERIRSIASKNDARLVSFLGAGFYDHYVPEAVSALTSRAEFYTAYTPYQPESSQGILQALYEYQSMIATLTNMDVVNASLYDGGTALYEAMMMAIRINGRKKILMDGGVSPIYRKIIRSYTSNFDIEFKEMPVVHGRADREAIKNILDDKTSAIILQNPNFFGAIDDHSDIIKEAHSRGILVIESVYPISLGILKTPGEMDADIVTGEGQSLGLSLNFGGPYLGFIATKRKYVRKMPGRIVGQTEDKYGQRCFVNTLQAREQHIRREKATSNICTNVALCAVQAAIFMSLLGKQGLKDLAQLNFEKAEFARKTLGEIKGVEVKRSSPTFNEFVVCLPKKAKDVVEEMIKKGFASGFPLAKYYPEMENYLLVAVTEKRTKDEIVSFAKNLEGVLCS
- the gcvH gene encoding glycine cleavage system protein GcvH, coding for MGNEEEYLYTKDHEWVCFEESCAFVGIAEYAQNALGDITFIELPEPDAEVEQFEQFASVESVKAASEIFAPISGKIIEVNQELSSAPELLNKSCYQKGWIAKIDPSDIDEKSNLMTFEDYENFLEGLDR